In one window of Oryza sativa Japonica Group chromosome 9, ASM3414082v1 DNA:
- the LOC4347052 gene encoding myb-related protein 306, translating into MGRPPCCDKVGVKKGPWTPEEDLMLVSYIQEHGAGNWRAVPTNTGLMRCSKSCRLRWTNYLRPGIKRGNFTEQEEKLIVHLQALLGNRWAAIASYLPERTDNDIKNYWNTHLKKKLKKMQAAGGGEDSGAASEGGGGRGDGDGGGKSVKAAAPKGQWERRLQTDIHTARQALRDALSLDHPDPSPATAAAAATPAGSSAAYASSADNIARLLQGWMRPGGGGGGNGKGPEASGSTSTTATTQQQPQCSGEGAASASASASQSGAAAAATAQTPECSTETSKMATGGGAGGPAPAFSMLESWLLDDGGMGLMDVVPLGDPSEFF; encoded by the exons ATGGGGAGGCCGCCGTGCTGCGACAAGGTCGGGGTGAAGAAGGGGCCATGGACGCCGGAGGAGGACCTGATGCTGGTCTCCTACATCCAGGAGCACGGCGCCGGCAACTGGCGCGCCGTGCCGACGAACACCG GGCTGATGCGTTGCAGCAAGAGCTGCCGGCTCCGGTGGACGAACTACCTCAGGCCGGGGATCAAGCGGGGGAACTTCACCGAGCAGGAGGAGAAGCTCATCGTCCACCTCCAGGCTCTCCTCGGCAACCG GTGGGCAGCGATAGCGTCGTACTTGCCGGAGAGGACGGACAACGACATCAAGAACTACTGGAACACGCACCTCAAGAAGAAGCTCAAGAAGATGCAGGCCGCCGGAGGTGGGGAAGACAGCGGCGCCGCCtcggagggtggcggcggccgcggcgacggcgacggcggcgggaaaAGCGTGAAGGCCGCCGCACCTAAGGGGCAGTGGGAGCGGCGGCTGCAGACGGACATCCACacggcgcggcaggcgctgcGCGACGCGCTCTCGCTCGACCACCCCgacccgtcgccggcgacggcggcggcggcggcgacgccagcggggtcgtcggcggcgtACGCGTCGAGCGCGGACAACATCGCGCGGCTGCTGCAGGGCTGGATGcgcccgggcggcggcggcggcggcaacggcaagGGCCCCGAGGCGTCGGGGTCGACCtccacgacggcgacgacgcagcagcagccgcagtgCTCCGGCGAGGGCGCGGCATCCGCGTCCGCGTCGGCGAGCcagagcggcgccgccgccgcggcgactgCCCAGACGCCGGAGTGCTCGACGGAGACGAGCAAgatggccaccggcggcggcgccggcggccccGCGCCGGCGTTCTCGATGCTGGAGAGCTGGctgctcgacgacggcggcatggGGCTCATGGACGTGGTGCCATTGGGGGACCCCAGTGAGTTCTTTTAA